The Girardinichthys multiradiatus isolate DD_20200921_A chromosome 23, DD_fGirMul_XY1, whole genome shotgun sequence DNA segment ttgctgcTGGTAAGTAAAACTTTTTCCTGACATCAACTCAGTTATTATGTTAGATAGAAAAAATGTCTCTCTGACTGGAATGAATCTTGTTATTAATACCTAAGGAGGAAATATGAATAAGGCgtgtatttaaattatttgtgacAATGGCCTGCCCTATGTGCTGTGACAGGTTTTACCTGAACTCAGTCAGCTTATTCACTGTGGGAAACACAATGACCCAGCAAAGGACATCAACAGATAAGGTTACCTTTACCCACCATAGTTTTTAGGCCTTGGCTGTTTCAGACTGGCAGATGACGCGACCTTTAAATttgataaaattaaacaaaacacatgCAAAACGTCCTCACAAAATGTGACTCAAAAAACTACCCACAACTTTTTTTTGTAACTGATAAAGTCCTACTCCTGTGGAGCAAAGATGTATCCTTTTATTCCCTTAGTGACCATGGAACAAATGAACGTCGCCTGCCCCGCCCATCACACTCCCGGTCGACCAATACGAATTGAGAATAGAAGTCCTTGACGACTGCAAACATTCGAAGATGACTGATCAGGCTATCTCCTTTGCCAAGAACTTCCTGGCCGGAGGCATCGCCGCGGCCATCACCGAAACAGCCGTAGCCCCCATCGAGAGGGTGAAACTTCTCCTCCAGGTGTGTGTTTTCTTCTCTATACAGATACCTGACGTGTTGTGACGCCTCAGCTGTTGaggctgtgtccaaattcaggggccGCATCATTCGAAGGGCCGGTCTACGTAGGCTGGGTCCTTCGATGGCCACAAAAACCGCGATGCCGGAAGTGATCGGCTGTGAATTTGGATGGTCTGGCCTCCATCAGCTGTTCCCGCCCTTACTTCAGCGTAACTCCTGTCGCCTAGCAACCGCGACAGCGTGAAGCACAGCGCCGTGCAGCCTTAAAAATGGACCACGAAGGTTAATCACTGAAAATAACtgcacatggtttttattttcccctatatatatattcctGATAGCTTATaagcttgttttctttaaaatgttgttaattGTTTAATTGATTTATTATCTTCTCATTTTATGTTAATTCATTAATCAgccttttaaaaattttaaaataatttttatgttcatagatataaaaaaaagtatatggATGAATACAAATACTATTTAATActatttaatctaatttattgGTAATACTTTTAACAACTTAAACTTTAACATATTAACTGACAGAGAGCTGTCTGTCagaaccagccgccacagagacagtttctttccccaggctgtttctctaatgaacacttgacagtcagggttccagaacaacactatgcatacttggactaatctcacattatattctattgtaatgtcacttgtgtgtatatgtacatttaaaaagatattttttatttccaaaaaacGTCACTGAGAACCAAGTGtgccaaagtcaaattccttgtttgtgtgcacaaacttttcaataaagctggttctgattctgaaccAGACCAGTTATGTAATAGTCAGGCCTCAATGCTGCAGCACTCCACAGGAGGAAACACAGTGTCCCATACCAGACTCATGTGGTCACctgctgaggctgtggtgtttaaaagcGCTCTTCTTCTAAGTGTTGTTAGTTTGGCTTAACAACTTGCAGACAAGGTCATGGGAAGTGTTGCGCCACTGTTTCCCACTACTGAATAGGGCCTGGatgcagcagcaggaggaggagggaggggaggggagggggcGAGGCTGTGAATCATTGAATGGATGCATAAAGAGTTGAACCAGCACATGGATAAAATGCGGGAAATAACAGAGTATGGCAAAATATGAACGCTGTTTTCTGCTTTCCTTACAGGTGCAACATGCCAGCAAACAGATCACAGCCGACAAGCAGTACAAGGGCATCGTGGACTGCATTGTCCGCATCCCCAAAGAGCAGGGCTTCCTTGCCTTCTGGAGAGGCAACCTGGCCAATGTCATCAGATACTTTCCCACACAGGCCCTCAACTTTGCTTTCAAGGACAAGTACAAGAAGATTTTCCTGGATGGCGTAGACAAGCACACACAGTTCTGGAGATACTTTGCAGGTAACCTGGCGTCCGGCGGTGCAGCAGGGGCCACGTCCCTGTGTTTTGTCTACCCCCTCGACTTTGCCAGGACCCGTCTTGCTGCTGACGTGGGCAAAGCAGGACAGGAACGTGAGTTCAAGGGCCTGGGGGACTGCTTGGTGAAGATCTTCAAGTCTGATGGCCTCAAAGGTCTGTACCAGGGCTTCAACGTTTCATTGCAGGGCATTATCATCTACAGAGCGGCCTACTTTGGCGCCTACGACACAGCAAAGGGTGAGTTTGCAAACTTTGACTGTCTCTCACCTCAATGAGCTCCTCGCCTTTAGGCAAGAAAATTAACCTTTTGAATTGATGCGTCTCTTTCAGGCATGCTCCCAGATCCCAAGAACACACACATTGTTGTGAGCTGGATGATCGCTCAGTCAGTGACAGCCGTCGCCGGTCTCGTGTCCTACCCCTTCGACACTGTCCGTCGTCGTATGATGATGCAATCTGGACGTAAAGGAGGTAACAACTCCAACATGCTGGCTTCATAACTATCAAAACCTCTGTTTGTAGCCATGACTTAGATCTTTCCACATTTTCCTTTTCTCAGCTAATATTATCTACACCAGCACCCTGGACTGCTGGAGGAAGATTGCACGTGATGAAGGCAGCAAGGCGTTCTTCAAAGGAGCGTGGTCCAACGTGCTCAGAGGCATGGGCGGTGCCTTTGCGCTCGTCTTGTATGACGAGCTTAAGAAAGTCATCTAAGTTGATTTGTGTCTCTCCACTGTTCATGTTGTGAAATTTATCTGTAACATATCTTGTATATTTGGAAGGACTTAAAGGGGATatatcatggttttaaatccctccttttcacacttaaatcattcagttgtggtctatataaaggggaactgcaatgctttggtctgaactccttgttattgttgCTCCACAATCTCTCttttttacccctgttctgtgGTGTGTCTGAGAACAACTCGGTTTGGTCTCGCTTTGAGGCTCTTAACACCCCGCCCCCTCAAGGTCAAAGATCGCTTCACTCTAACCCATACGTCCATTGCTGTAGTTTGACAATTATCTAGCGCCacagaaacaagaaacaaatgccaaaaacaatgcaaaactgtttatgtaacaaTAATATTGAAACACGCAGTActacggttctgtcctcaagaaGCTacaagcagcacacagcgctaacataagcagaaggcacgatgctattaaaacaatggccaggatgtcatatcaacacacaataaattcatgtctaaaataaagtttattattttagcgTTCTTTGCAGCTTACAGCTTTGCTCTCTCCattgtttccatagacagaaggaaattaccccttaatcagatgaagtctttcagccaATCTTTCTTGATCCTTCTTAGCTGCTGAGGGCACTCGTCCTTGAAGTagggaaataggaatttccccactaatGTGGATAAAtgtccatgaaaaataaactttaacaaGACACTTCAatgaggttctgatgctgggggacagtgtgatgaattgtgtgggttgaTACACTCAACAACCGAACCGAATTTATCTTCTTTCAacgtaggcatacttgagcttggactacaaaatcgcagcgagaaataaatatggtggGTACGCAAAATTGAtcagccggaagtccatgaccttatttgtTTGTTCCActgcaaatactgtgacgtaacagttggaaaaacgtaacagatgatagagaaaactgaatggactgaaaaatatgatccaaacagaatataagaaTATCTGTGCAACActtggagagactaaattcaactctTCTGTCCTACAGACTCCCAAGTagacaacaaaatgtttttaagggctaaaaaagtggattttgcatgatatgtcccctttaaatacATGAGCTATATATGTTTACGGGGGACCAACTAGTATATTTTACTAGTTATAACGGGGGAATCTGTCATGCACTAATTTCTTGGcccatgtttttctcttttctctttttagttttttcttgtttttgcccCTCACGAGAATTTCATTAATGATAATAGAATaagataaataaaggcagtCTACTGCGTGAATGTCCCAACTGGTTTCAAACTGACATGCATGAAGGGTTTCCTGGGGAGCATGCATGTGGTAGCCTCTTGTGAGAGCTGTAAGCTAAGAGCTGCAGGTTGTAGCTGGAGGTGAGCCAAAATAAGCTGAGAAAGTTGACCTGCTCACGATATTTCAAGGTGCTGTTGCAGAAGGGTGATAGGCAGGTAGTCTGGGAGCTGGACGTTTGAACTCACTGTAGTAATCAATAGAGTAATTCATGTAAAATAAGTCGTAAGTATTTAGTGCATATACTGTGGAGCACAATCCTGAACTGGTCACCAGTTTACAATCATCAATTAGCctaacaaacatgtttttggtGCGAGGAAATCAGTCTACCAGCCTGTCTACATTAAAAGCCTAAATATGGCGATGCTAATTAACTTGAagcttaaaataaaagacatgagAACTAAGGAAATAGCCTTGATAGACAAACTCTGATGTATGTAGACATTTAAAggaatttcttttaacataaagAAAGTCAAATGAGGACAGTGAAAAAGGTTGATAGACTCTATAAGTTACTTTTATTTCTGGAAGACATTCAGCAGGATAAACTGTGACCGGAGGGTGATGAGACTGGAGGAGCATGAAGGAGCATCCAGCAAGACAGGAACTCTGCCAGAGAATGATCTATCTATTTAAGAAAATACACACATTTTTCCATGCCTGTCTGCAGGAATCTTAGGAAAACTGTGATTAATGCTGTGAGTAGAAAATCCCAATTGGATGCATGTCATTTGGGTTCTCGGATAGCAGAACATGTGAAATTATTAGTACACCAGGCTGGTACCTGGGAAACCGATATTATTCACAGGCGGTCAGAATTACgtgaaaatataatatacaataacaaagtcagaaaaatctttacattttctgaaaaagtGGTTTTGCAACATTCCTTTTTCTGCAAATTCTGCAGAAACATGGCTGTTTGACAAATGTGGTGAAGCGTACTAAAATCTGGAGGGAAATTGTAGCACAGATTTCACACTAATGTTTGTGTAGCCAAGATAAATGTCTGCCGGACTGTGATTACTCTGAAAGCCAAACTAAAATGATCTTAGGGAGTCAGAAAATCAATTCCAACTGTAAATGCATTAAAGCTTTTACGCATGATATGTCTGGCTGGATCCTGTTACTATGATTTAATGATTTGGCCAGAAGATTCAACACTCTTCTCAGGCATGAAGTTCATTTATATTTTGGGCTTTAAATGgtttatttgaactgttctttttcCAGCCTGAAATTAGTGTACAACAAATATCTTCAACTCTTTTTTTGCAGCAACAATTATAGTTTTTTTGTAGATTTAAATGATACAAATGGGCTCAAATATAGAAGTTCAGTCATGTAATTATGTGTTGCTGAAGGTTTTGGAATGTCTTTTTATTTAGCCAGGCCAACGCTGATCAGATTGGTAAGTGATCATGACTGACTGCAGCTGGTAGTTTGTCTttgagagcaaaaaaaaaaaggttttgtttggTGGGACAGATTTGACTGAATAATACTTAGTGAAGATCTGTAcaattaagtttttatttttttgctatttCTGAGAAGAAAATCAACCTCAGACTGTAACATCGACAACTGTACATATAGGTACAAGTTATGTGGATCTGTGACTACTTTGACAAGATCTGAAGAATCAAACTGTCCCCCTCAGATGTGGGGGTTTCCGCATTGTTCAATAAAAACCCAGAAATCAAACCGTTCATAAGTTGGAAACTGCTGGAAAACCAGCTTTGCTGTCTGCAGTTTTACATCACCATAGACTCATAGTGTAAAGATCTGTTCCAAAATCCAAACCTTCAAGCTTGATTGAAATCTCTACCTGTCCACACGAACAATCCGAGTGTCTCCTGGAGAAACATTTTTTGATCAAAGGAAACAAAGATCAAGCTTTTTTCGCCACTATGATGAGAAGCATGTTTAGAGGAATAAAATTGGGGGTTTAACAACATTGTACCAATTGTCAGAAACGGTGTTAGCATCTTGAGGTGGGTACCAGTGTATTGCACAATGTGgatggaaaatataaaaacaaagggAGGACTTTCAAATTCTATAACCGCACCACAAATCAATGGCTACATGGTTGAAACCTAGACACCGTCACATTTCCAGGCGATCAATTATTAATATGAGAGATTTGTAAGGGATCTAGGAAACTCATCTTTCCACTTACACATTatgttaaaactgaaaattgtttttatcacATTTCTCTTCACACCGACTCAGGGGAAAAGCTGCTGAATGTTGTCCAACACTGATTTCTAGAAATTCCTAGCAATTCAAGCTGACCTGCTTCATAGTGTCTTCATAACACAGAACAAGACCATAACCATGACACAAAGTCATTATTGAGACAGGAAACGCCTGGCTTGGTTCATTTTGAGTATTTATTCTTACAATAGAGAACATAAAGAAGAAAATCGCGACAGCcccaagtcggggctccacgaagggcttgacctgagaaatgtGGAAcatggggtgaatcctcatggagttgggtaatctcagtcgtacagcgacagggttgatgatcctagagattgggaaaggtccaacaaatttgggtgccaatttccgggattctacccttaatgggaggtccttggcggagagccaaactttctgccccacctggtacttaggggcagggatccgtctccggttggccgttcttgattgaaccagtgacattctgatcatcgacctcctggcctttctccatattctttggcaccttagggcagccgcttgggaggacagaacattagcttctctctcctgaactgaaaacatgggtggctggaaaccaaacacaacatgaaaaggggacaaaccagtggcacttgattgcatagagttcatggcgtattcaacccagggcaaattttgtgaccacttggttgggtcagactcacataagatacgaagtttggttttagcttcttggttggctctctcggtttggccatcagactgaggatgaaaccctgaggaaagactaacagaaattctcaacaaagaacaaaactccttccagaaatgtgacacaaattggggtcctctatcggaaacaatgtcatttgggattccatggagcctgaaaacttctcgggtcaatatctcacccatctccttagcagatggaagcttctccaacggcaccagatgaaccatctttgaaaatgtgtcaattatggttagtagtacagagtacAGTAGtacattagaaaccggtagacctgtcataaaatccatcgcaatatgtgacaATGGacgagggggaattggcaaagggtgcaacgaccccgcaggggggcgacgagaaggcttggctcgacaacattgagtgcattcagcaacaaagtctttgacatccttgaccagcgatggccaccaaaactgagttcgaactgtctgaatggttctgctgattccttgATGACAAGCTAaatgagagcaatgacaagactccagtaccttaggcacaaggcgttcagggacaaaacagcggtcaggtggacatgatggtgggataggcagatccctaatggcttcctggacctccctttccacctccactcgggacacagacaacctgacggtttcaggaaggataaactcctcttcacccgcagagtgagattcttcaggctcttggcGTCAAGATAGGGCGTCaagtttgccatttttactccctggcctgtaagatagggagaaattaaaacgaccaaaaaacaaagcccacctagcctgtctggggtttagccgtttagctgatttcaggtactccaagttcttatggttagtccacaccataaacggctccttagtcccctccagccaatgtctccacacTGTCAACGCCAACTTGACAACCCATAACTCTCTGTCTCTTACGTCGTAATTCcactcagcctgtgacagagtccttgaaaagaaggcacatgggtgaacacgatcatcctcacctctttggcttaatacagctctgaccccagtgcttgaggcatccacctccacgataaactgtctctctgggtcaggagaccataacactggagctgacgtgaagagttcctttaacctattgaaggccttctctgcatccttattccacacaaatttcaccttggaagaggtaagagcgtttaggggagtagcaaccaggctgtaatttctaataaacctcctatagaagttagcggagcccagaaatctttgaagctgcttgcgatcagttggaagaggccattccaatacggccttaaccttggaggggttgacaagcacttgatctggggaaatgatgaagcccaaaaaggaagtggtagttatgtggaactcacatttctctgccttgacgaacaactggttttggagaagatgcaggagaacagctctgacatgttttctgtgggtttccagatcttgagaataaatcagtatgtcatcaagataaacaaatacgaattgaccacCATgcctcttagaacgtcattgaccaatgaattaaaaactgcaggagcgttagtaagtccaaatggcatgaccttgtattcataatggcccgtaggcgtgttgaaagccgttttccactcatctcctacTCTGATTTGGACctgatgatatgcattccttagatccagcttagaaaatatcttggctccctggatctgctcaaaagctgtgttcataagtggtaagggatatctatttttaactgttatctcattaaggcctctataatcaatgcatggtctcaattaaccatccttcttcccaacaaaaaagaaaccagcacctgcaggagaggaagatgaTTGAATGttccctgcctttaatgcctcatcaacataactcttcatggccttgtgctctggaccagacaatgaataggttctgcctttagggggttgATGttccaggaagcaaatcaatagcacaatcataaagtctatggggtggcagagctgtggccttgatttaatgaaaaacctcctttaaatcatggtattcttgcggtaccttggataaatccggataggtctcctcaacctcattctccacactgacctccgtagcagcagacaaaaggcagtcagctgaacatgactcagaccaacccaaaacttcttttttcttccagtcgatgtgagggttgtgtttctgcaaccaggaggcccctaggactacagggagttcaggtgaattaatgatcatgaaagttactttttcttgatgattacctccaactgttaaggtaatctcctctgtcctgagatgtgaattgttcatgctgtgaccatccaaagctagcacgttacttgtgtcagctgacggaataagttttatgctgttcttatttgcaaatgtttcgtccatgaattcagtatctgctcctgaatcaataaacacggcctcctgaagagacaaagaagaggtttgaaaataggcaggaaacaagaaggaggaggcagatagttgacttcggctcagtagaaacctcccttcctctgctgagcctgtccttttagtggtacctgagtgctaaatgtcccttctctccacaataaaaacagagcttgaatcttctccgacgatctttctcctcaggggtaatcttggttctgcccaattgcatgggctcagaattatcattttcctcagtgagaggtgaccgactccttctctcataccggtgtgcagaaacctgagttaataatgagcgacccttctcatggtgcttctccttccttcactCTGCCaaccgaatatcaatgcgagcagccaaatcctcgagttgtttcagggaagaaggatagtcacgggtcgctagctcatccttgatgtcttcgtttaatcctttcatgaatgcatccatttgtgctgcctcattccaacggctctctgcagccaacaaatgaaagtcaattatataggtcgagacaggctgatcaccctgtttgagggacaataatcctcttgcggccacacgacttggaatgaccgggtcaaaaactcgaatgagttccttggaaaaagtttcataaagattacaagatgcagacctgttatgccattcagcagttctccactgttttgcctttcctgccaggagagatataacaaacgccaccttggaacgttcagtgggaaaggatgacggctgaagctcaaaatgaatttcacactgagttagaaaagctcaacattggtctgagtctcccctgaacatctcaggtggAGAGAGGcatggctcccttacctctgctgttgtctgtGTTACtagggcgtggtttctttgtgacggtggcggctcgaagacaagattgccagaacgtaatgtggaaattatttcctccatgccggaacccaaccaggaaagggtctcatcaacgtgggtacaCCGCTGTTGTGCTGgtgatgggtccatttttggccagatttttctgctatgaatcagaaaaaggcggatccaagattcagccagacacagtactgaaagtttaaaaggtttattcagccacaggaaaacgtcacacaggtaacactcctcacagcttccaggaatcactgaggcagaaagagggattagtgacttggagtctctccagattttgcagggatcagaaaagtcactaacctgcttttgtcttgagtggaacttgaaacccagaggggaaacctcagtgggcggcaggcggtgatctccacagcacaggtaagaagtgactccaggctgaataatccgagggctaggctggctcaataatccaaggacagaaacagggtcaacgatcggaacaagaggcatcaggcaaggggcaggcagaggcataaaccagatgcaggaaacaaggtcgacaaccaaaatccaaatagtctgacagggagcaggcagaggcataaatccaaaaggcaaggcaaggtcaagaacaatgattggacaggaaggaacgctggatatctactcacacaaatggctttcaaaaatctggcaccgtctgcttgtcagagtcagtatacaggtccttctcaaaaaatttgcatattgtgataaagttcattattttccataatgtcatgatgaaaatttaacattcatatattttagattcattgcacactaactgaaatatttcaggtctttcattgtcttaatacggatgattttggcatacagctcatgaaaacccaaaattcctatctcacaaaattagcatatcattaaaagggtctctaaacgagctatgaacctaatcatctgaatcaacgagttaactctaaacacctgcaaaagattcctgaggcctttaaaactcccagcctggttcatcactcaaaaccccaatcatgggtaagactgccgacctgactgctgtccagaaggccactattgacaccctcaagcaagagggtaagacacagaaagaaatttctgaacgaataggctgttcccagagtgctgtatcaaggcacctcagtgggaagtctgtgggaaggaaaaagtgtggcagaaaacgctgcacaacgagaagaggtgaccggaccctgaggaagattgtggagaagggccgattccagaccttgggggacctgcggaagcagtggactgagtctggagtagaaacatccagagccaccgtgcacagacgtgtgcaggaaatggtctacaggtgccgcattccccagacctgggctacagagaagcagcactggactgttgctcagtggtccaaagtacttttttcggatgaaagcaaattctgcatgtcattcggaagccaaggtgccagagtctggaggaagactggggagaaggaaatgccaaaatgccagaagtccagtgtcaagtacccacagtcagtgatggtctggggtgctgtgtcagctgctggtgttggtccactgtgttttatcaagggcagggtcaatgcagctagctatcaggagattttggagcacttcatgcttccatctgctgaaaagctttatggagatgaagatttcatttttcagcacgacctggcacctgctcacagtgctaaaaccactggtaaatggtttaatgaccatggtatcactgtgctcaattggcctgccaactctcctgacctgaaccccatagagaatctgtgggatattgtgaagagaacgttgagagactcaagacccaacactctggatgagctaaaggccgctatcgaagcatcctgggcctccataagacctcagcagtgccacaggttgattgcctccatgccacgccgcattgaagcagtcatttctgcaaaaggattcccgaccaagtattgagtgcataactgtacatgattatttgaaggttgacgttgtttgtattaaaaacacttttcttttattggtcggatgaaatatgctaattttgtgagataggaattttgggttttcatgagctgtatgccaaaatcatccgtattaagacaatgaaagacctgaaatatttcagttagtgtgcaatgaatctaaaatatatgaatgttaaattttcatcattacattatagaaaataatgaactttatcacaatatgctaattttttgagaaggacctgtatatcagggaagacacaggtgcttggcattccacagagtgcactacactgcagcagccaccaggtgcatctaatctgctgattgcagccagggagacagggtagagtagacgtgc contains these protein-coding regions:
- the LOC124859944 gene encoding ADP/ATP translocase 2-like, with protein sequence MTDQAISFAKNFLAGGIAAAITETAVAPIERVKLLLQVQHASKQITADKQYKGIVDCIVRIPKEQGFLAFWRGNLANVIRYFPTQALNFAFKDKYKKIFLDGVDKHTQFWRYFAGNLASGGAAGATSLCFVYPLDFARTRLAADVGKAGQEREFKGLGDCLVKIFKSDGLKGLYQGFNVSLQGIIIYRAAYFGAYDTAKGMLPDPKNTHIVVSWMIAQSVTAVAGLVSYPFDTVRRRMMMQSGRKGANIIYTSTLDCWRKIARDEGSKAFFKGAWSNVLRGMGGAFALVLYDELKKVI